The Streptomyces cynarae genome contains a region encoding:
- a CDS encoding S-methyl-5'-thioadenosine phosphorylase, with product MTNAEIGVIGGSGFYSFLDEVTEVQVDTPYGAPSDSLFLGEIAGRRVAFLPRHGRGHHLPPHRINYRANLWALRSVGVRQVLGPCAVGGLRPEYGPGTLLVPDQLVDRTKTRVQTYFDGLPLPDGTVPNVVHVSLADPYCPVGRAVALKAARGRDWEPVDGGTLVVVEGPRFSTRAESLWHRAQGWSVVGMTGHPEAALARELELCYTTLTLVTDLDAGAETGEGVSHDEVLKVFAANVDRLRGVLFDAVAALPATAERDCLCVNALGGMNPGFELP from the coding sequence ATGACGAACGCGGAGATCGGTGTCATCGGCGGCTCTGGCTTCTACTCCTTCCTCGACGAGGTGACCGAGGTCCAGGTCGACACCCCGTACGGGGCTCCCAGCGACTCTCTCTTCCTCGGCGAGATCGCCGGCCGGCGGGTGGCGTTCCTCCCCCGCCACGGGCGCGGCCACCATCTGCCGCCGCACCGGATCAACTACCGCGCCAACCTGTGGGCGCTCCGCTCCGTCGGGGTACGCCAGGTCCTCGGCCCGTGCGCGGTGGGCGGGCTGCGCCCGGAGTACGGGCCGGGCACGCTGCTGGTCCCCGACCAGCTGGTGGACCGCACGAAGACCCGGGTGCAGACGTACTTCGACGGGCTGCCGCTGCCGGACGGCACCGTGCCGAACGTGGTGCACGTGTCCCTGGCCGATCCCTACTGCCCGGTCGGGCGGGCGGTCGCTCTGAAGGCCGCCCGCGGGCGGGACTGGGAGCCGGTGGACGGCGGAACGCTGGTCGTGGTCGAGGGGCCGCGGTTCTCCACCCGCGCCGAATCGTTGTGGCACCGGGCACAGGGCTGGTCCGTGGTGGGCATGACCGGCCATCCCGAGGCCGCGCTGGCTCGTGAACTGGAGCTGTGCTACACGACGTTGACCCTGGTCACGGATCTGGACGCGGGGGCGGAGACCGGGGAGGGCGTCTCGCACGACGAGGTGCTGAAGGTGTTCGCGGCGAACGTGGACCGGTTGCGCGGCGTGCTGTTCGACGCGGTGGCCGCGCTGCCCGCCACCGCCGAGCGGGACTGCCTGTGCGTGAACGCGCTCGGCGGGATGAACCCGGGGTTCGAGCTGCCGTGA